agagagacagagagagagagagagagacagacagagagagagagagaaagacagagacagagagagagagagacagacagagagagagagagagagacagacagagagagagagagacagagagagagagagagagagagacagacagagagagagagagacagagagagagagagagagagagagagagagacagacagagagagacagagacagagagagagagacagagagagagagagacagagagagacagagagagagacagagagagagagacagagagagagagagagagacagagagagagagagagagagagagagacagacagagacagagagagagagagagagaaaagagagagacagagagagagagacagagacagagagagagacagagagagagacagagagagagagacagagacagagacagacagagagagagagagacagacagagacagacagacagacagacagacagacagacagacagacagacagacagacagacagacagacagacagacagacagacagagagagagagagagacagacagacagacagacaaagagagagagacagacagagacagacagacagacagacagacagacagacagacagacagacagacagacagacagacagacagacagagagagagacagagagagagacagagacagacagagagagagacagagagagacagacagagagagagagagacacagacagagagagagagagagagagagagagagagagagagagagacagagacagacagagagagagagagagacagagacagagacagagagagagagagagagagacagagacagagagagagagacagagacagagagagagagagagagagacagacagacagacagacagagagagagagacagacagagagagagagagacagacagagacagacagacagacagacagacacagacagacagacagacagacagacagacagacagacagacagacagacagacagacagacagacagacagacagacagacagacagacagagagagagagagagacagacagacagacagacaaagagagagagacagacagagacagacagacagacagacagacagacagacagacagacagacagacagacagacagacagacagagagagagagagagacagagagagagagagacagacagagagagagacagagagagacagacagagagagagagagacacagacagagagagagagagagagagagagagagagagagagagagagacagacagagagagagagagacagagacagagacagagagagagagagagagacagagacagagagagagagacagagacagagagagagagagagagagagagacagacagagagacagacagagagagagagacagacagagagagagagagacagacagagacagacagacagacagacagacacagacagacagacagacagacagacagacagacagacagacagagagagagacagagagagagacagagacagacagagagagagacagacagagagagagacagagagagagagacagagagagagagacagagagagacagagagacagagagagagacagagagagagagacagagagagagagacagagagagagagacagagagagacagagacagagtaaaaagagagagagagggggacagagagacagtgaaagagacagcgagagagagagtaaaaggagagagacagagagagagagagaggggggaagtgaGAAGAGCGACTTTGCTCCACTTGTCTAGTGTCACAGTGACATCTGTTTCCTTGGTAACGCTAACAGGTGTTATTGGATTTCATTGGAGGAACAGAAGACAAAGTGAAATGCGTAGAGATTGTCACATATATTATGTTGACAGTTTGACAACATTGACACAAGTAACACCATTATTAAGGAATGTCAACTTCATTcagtgtttatttaaaaaaactaaGTTAGGcatgggcaaactacctgccctccaggacacctacaccacccgatgctacaggaaggccataaagatcatcaaggacatcaaccacccgag
Above is a window of Oncorhynchus tshawytscha isolate Ot180627B linkage group LG30, Otsh_v2.0, whole genome shotgun sequence DNA encoding:
- the LOC121841438 gene encoding RNA-binding protein 25-like; this encodes RQTETEREREKERDRETDRDRERERERERQTERERERQTERERDRQRQRERERKRERERQRERERDRQREREKDRDRERERQTERERERQTERERDRERERERDRQRERETERERERERERQTERDRDRERETERERDRERQRERQRERDRERERETERERERERDRQRQREREREKRETERERQRQRERQRERQRERDRDRDRQRERETDRDRQTGERERDRERE